CGTCACCTTCCAGTCGACAACCAATCCACCAGCGAACACCACCGAAAAAATCCAGCAGTTTCGCCATCTCCCTTCGAGCAGTGCCGGTGACTGCGTTGCTGCATCGCTACCAGCTACCTCACCCGTCACtacccactccctcacgtccaaaacgccaccagctccctccatccCGTCCAGCTTTCCCAACTCCCCGTCGTCAAAAACCACCAGTCGACAACCAGTCCACCAAACCTCCGGCTCAACCTCACGTCAGTCATCGTCCAAATAACCCACAGCCCATCAAGGTCGTCGAGAGAGAGAAGGTGAGCGTCGAGGTCGTTGACAATCTTGGTTCGAGTTTTgtttccgttgaggtcgtcgttgttcgtcgaggtccgttaCGTTGAGGAAAAAGTAAGGTCCGCTTCTAATCCTTCTCTTGTCATCTTATTCTCCTTAAATTGATGAATGGTAGTTGAATAaagttattttcttataaatGTTGTTACTGTATTCAAATGCATCTTACTTGTAGTTTGTTGTGATGGATGTTCAATATGGTTTAATTCTTAACTATTAGGACAGTCAAGTATTAAGAATTGTTGGTGCAGGCAAGAAAAATCACTCATATTATAGTTATATTTTTGGTAAATAATCTGTttaaggcatgcattttgggtatgTGATGATGATTCGAATAAATTAATTTCCGTTTCTGTTTAGTTGTGATTTGTAAAGTAACTTGTAGGGAAGAAAATTTTGAAAGATTTTTATTTACGTTATGTCTTTTGGTTTTAACAATTAAGTCGTACATTCCCTTTACAAAAATTTCCATAACTCATGGCCCTTAATTAAATTTCAACTCTTTAGAAATCGAAGTGTGCCATTGGTTGGATTTTCCGTAGCCCTCGCAAAGTGGAAAAATGTAGCTGCCTTAGGTTTGCCTttgtaaataataaataagacgagcttcgacaaacaaaaatacaagttgcggggccctctaaatgtatatattaaatacttggAATTCGGGACatgtcgtttagcgaatttcacggcctttcccaaaataacaatacgctagttgctttaggcgcgtatttaataatgttatcttcctaaactcgggtgcacatttaggtgacccaaatcccaatctcaacagagttgaaacgtAGCTCTagccacgggtacattgattgtaacgtggttcgaggtgtgttttccacgacgttgcaattctcgtaaaataataacaataattaagaaagcggtaaaaagataaaattttgcacataagttcatatttgtataaaatcagataatcaagccgaatataacagttgagcgaccgtgctagaaccacggaactcgggaatgcctaacaccttctcccgggttaacagaattccttattcggatttctagtacgcagactgtaatatggagtcattcttttcctcgattcgggattaaaattggtgacttgggacactctaaatctcccaagtggtgactctgaaataaataaacaaatcccgtttcgattgtcctttaattggaaaaaactcccttgtaccctctcgggtacgtaaaaaggaggtgtgacaattggaACCGTAACTCAAGAGGGATACTCAACAAGAAGGCCACCATACTCCAATTGTCAATATTATAGCCATTGGAAAGAAAGAATGAAGGCTTATGTCCAATCAATAGATTCTCGAGCCTGGCTAGTTATTCAGAATAGACCAGGACTTATTCCAAACAACAGTGATGGAAAGAAGCTTGTAAAAAGGGCATCCATATTTGACTACACAAAAGAACAGTTGGATATTATACAAACAAATGCTAGAGCAATCAACATTCTCTATTGTGCGATTAGTGAAGAAGAATATAAGAGAATATCCACCTGTGAGACTGCTAAAGTATATGGGACAGATTGGAAAATATCCACGGGGACGCCAATAGAGTTAAGGAAATTGAATCCACATCAACTCTTGAAGAATCAGAAAATAGTAAAGATCAAGAAGACTTGGTTGTGATACCCAGGACAAGAAAAAGGAAGAGTAGAAAGAAGCAGAACAGAAAATCTCAATCCGTCCAGAATCATCAAAAGAATCAGAAGAATGAGGTTCAACAACAAGAGAATatatgttgctacaaatgtggtaaacCTGGACATATGAAATTAAAATGTCCCATCATCAAGAAGAAAAATCATAGAATCTCAACTTGGAGCGACGAGGATGATCAAGAAGAAATGATAAACATATGtctcaagaaaaaagaagaaactgACGAGGCGTGCTTtaatgctattctggattgtgatCTCAAGAAAAATAATCACAAATCTTGGAGCGACGAGGATGAATATGAAGAAGAAAACAATCACAAAAAAACGGAGAATCAATATTTCATGGCAATGGGAGAAATTAACAAGGTATGCCCCACTCCTATTACGTATTGCGATAAATGTGATGAATTGCAGGATGATATCGAATTGGTTCTCAATGGCTATAAGAAAGTTCTAAATGAATATAATAAGTTGAGGAAGGATAAAAAGAATTGGGAGATCTAACTTGAAGAATATAAGAAGCTGACGCATGAGAAGAAAGATTGGGAGATCCAACTTGAAGAATATAACAAGTTGAGAAATGAAAAGAAATAGTGAGATACTCAGCTTAAAGAATATCTGGTGGAGAACAACTTACTACAAGAAGAAAATTTTGAGCTTCGCAAACAAATAAGCAGCTTGCACAAATCCCTCAGTCACTACTTTGATCGATCAAAGTCGTCTCCTTGGATTAACAGCTATAAGTCGACTGAAAAAGGATCTACTGGTAAACGtcctactctgaacaagttgactGAGGAAATCTCCAAGTTAACTTATAAGGCAGCTGCAGGTAAACACTCTTATTCTCATATTACATGCCACTATTGTGGCAATTCTGGATataaagtatttgcatgtaattATGCCAAAAGTTATGTTAGATAAAAATATGTTTGGTGACCAAAACAGTTACATGCATCTTGAATTATTCAATATACTAACCATGAAGGACCCAAAAAGAGTTGGGTACCAAAAATAAATTAATCTGTTTTGCAGGAATTCTGAGTCCAGCCATAAAAAGGGATAAATGAAATTTGCATAATGGCTGGTCAAAGCACATGCTTAAAAATGCTTCAACATTCATACATACTGTACAAATGATGAAGGAACTATTACATGTGATGGTAAAGCTTAAGTGATTGGTATCACTAAAGGTTATTCAAGTTCCTTTGTATGCTTTATAAGGTGATACATATCTATTAACATTTTTTTGTACAACTACATATTGCTTGAGTCGATTAGCTGCAACATACTACTATTATGTTTGGTGTTAATATTATCCGTGACTTAGAGATTTGAATAAGAACGAATATCTTGCATGAACCATGCCATTTGTATAAGCATTAGGATAAGCAAGTATGCATGCATGTATTCCTTTCATGTAGTTGTGAGCTTAAAATAACTTGTGAAGAGAATTACTTCTTATATTCATTCTTGTAGTGAAAGTTTCaatatttcattcattttttagAAGTTTGTTTAACCTTGATGCCTCGGTAACTTGTGCACATATGGAGATACTCGACCATTCCTAAGACTCAAAAACTTGGAAGGTACATGTATATGTTTCTATTGATGTTTATCTATACTTTTGCTTAGGTTATATTCCTTAATAAGAAAATGATGATTATATATGTAAGTTAAAGTATTTGGTCGATAATTTCTTTGTCATACATGATTCTTCTCTTATTTAGTTTGGTGCCTGAATTGAATGCGGACTTGAAAAGAAAGCATCATTTTTACATAAATTGTCATCATTGGATTATATATGCTTTAATATTTACATTGGATCTTATCTTGAATGAAATTCTATCTGAGCTATGGGAAGGAAGAAAAATcaattttttggttatcttatttCCTTTGGTTGCAACTGTCTTGGATGGAGAATTACAGTGGATAACTTGAAATAAATTTCTAGTGGCACATATATACTAGTTGAACTAGACAGTCATGAAGAAGCATTAAACGATGAATGCTGGATTCTAATAATACAAGATTTGTTGAGTGAAGCTAAAAAAATCAACAGTATGAAAATCCAGTACCAAGCAAATGAGCTGCAATCATGGATATCTAAAGCGGATAAGACTGGTAAGGTCGTAAAAATTATTTGTAGCCCAAGGTTTCACAACCAGAAGGTATGGTTCTTCCTTGAAAGTTTTGTTAGAATATCATTTTTCATGTGCTTATTCCAAAGTTTGTAAAGTATTTTTATGGATGTTGAAATATTCTTTAAATGGTTTGAAAACTGCATAACATTATTCTCTAGCCTCTCTTTGGAATTGAAAGTTTTTTTAATCACTATCATGTGACTAAGACCAGTTACCATTTGAAACAAATTCATGTTTATCATCTGACGATTATTCTTTCCAAAGATGTATTTACAAGAGCATATTTTTTGTAATACTAACCGAAAGCATGTCAAGCATTTTTAAGCCTCTAATAGATGATCGAGTTGGAAATGAGTATAATGGAGAATTTACCTTATCTTCAAATTCCAAATAATGCGAAGCAAGGAGAAAATTGGTAAGTCCAACGATCGATTAAAGTATCAAAGTATGACCAGCTCTCTATTGCATCTTTATGATAAATATTTTGGTATACCTGATCCCATAATATTTCTTTATAGTGCCACAAAAGATCTTTGGTTGATTCTAAATCATGGATTACTGTATGCAAGAATTAATTGCTTTGATTTAGTAGAATATTTTCAGATGCAAACCTTGCAGGCAACAAAGTGGAATGAAATAAAAATAGGATGAAGATTTTTTATATCTCATGTCTTGAAAAGGATAACGACTTTCATGAGAATGATCCCATATCCTTCTTTTTGGTGATATAAATATAGGCGGAATACATACGGAGACACCTAAAGTTGGCACCATTTTTCATTTAGACACTTAAACTCGAGCTAATACCTATTGAACACCTAAACTCCATCAAAAGTGTACCAATTAGACACATTTAGCTGACATGAAAAAATGTGTGTTTTCCACTCTCTTTGAGCGCGTCCActactaaaaaaaattaattcttttttttcCTGTCGCTTTctcttgtttttttccttttactCTGGTTTTCCTTGAAAAGGACTACCTTGCCGGAAACTTTCACGGTTGGCAGCAAGCCCACATCTTCTCCACCAGAACATCACCACCAAGAAGTTAACTTCCAAAAAATCTCATTTGTTTTCTCCAATCTCCATTCAGTTCCAACAGCATCATAATCAACTGCAATTTTCGTTGCATGATAATAGAAATGTTTGCTTAAACCGGTAAATCAGAAAATTTTGGGTGAGATTTTTAATGTAACCGAAGAATAAGCAAATTAGGACAACTAAGTTGGAAAGCATCGCTAGTGGGTGCAATCGAAGGGCCTTAATTGGTAACAAACAGCATATGAGCTTCAccagattttgtttttttttcattaatGGAGTTTCCTTCTAGGTCAGATGTGATTGTACAAAATCTTTTCTATATCAATTATATTCCTCAATTTCTGCTCAAGAATCCCATTTTAACACCGGAGGCAACTGATTTTTAAGGACTTTAAGAAAAATTTACaaagaaattgaaagaaaatagcgGGAGAGAGAAAAAAGATTTGGTTTGGGGAGGGGTGTTGAGGAAGACggctttttgttcttttttttcctcGTACTTCTTTTTTCCTTATTATTTGGAATAAAAAATTCACACGTCATTGTCTCATTGGTTGTTTTGCCAGGTCGGCCGTGTGTAAAATGCACGTGTTTCATATTTTGGATGTGTCAGCTAAATATGTCTAATTGGTACACTTTTAAAGGAGTTTAGGTGTTCAATATGTATTAGCCCGTGTTTAAGTGTCTAAATGAAAAATGGTGCCAACTTTAGGTGTCTCCGTATGTATTCCTGACCATTTCTTGACTCTTGTATGCATTAATATGTTGTAATCTTTCTAAGAGTCTTAAGTCTTTGCTCAAATTTCTCTTGAAAGTTTAACATGTTAGGATATCAAAAGTTTCTTAATCTTTTTAAATCATCGAGCGTTTTTCAAGTGACTATGTGCGATTACACTGTCTTATatgctaaatgatgttttgaaaaATCAAGTATTCTGTGAGTTTTTTTAATCTCAGCTAAGCTTTCAATCATGTGAAATGATGTTCTTCTGTGATCTAGAATTCTTTTTGTCTATCTACAACGACAGTTCAATATTTTTTAGCTTTGGGTTAATACTTTGGATATTTTGGTTGGATTAAAAGCTGTTAACTAGCTTAAAATTTTGTTAGATTTTTCTTTCTGCTTACGGCTCTTAAAGGGAATCATTACTACATGTTTTTTTATAATTCCCCAGATGATTATAAGTTATAGTTATACTTTACTAGCATATTCCCTTTATCcttttgatgatgccaaaagggggagaAAATAATGTGTACAAAAGTTCGAAAAAGGTAGAATGTATGGAGACAGGGGGAGCATGACGAAAGAACGCTTAGAGTATGGGGGAGCCTTTATGTGGCATGACATCTATGCATGAAAGAGAAAGCTCGACATTTCAGGGCAGTAATCTTTACTGTACTTTAATTAAGTCTTTGATTAAATTTTCTTATTTTGTACTCAATGGTTtgccatcatcaaaaagggggagattGTTAGCTTCAAGGTTTCACGTATTAATTTTCATGATAACAAACCAAAATAACTATTAATCAAAAAACATTTACTTGTGGTAATCTTATTCTTGTACAGGAAAGAAAATGCTAGTAAAGATCCAAACAAATATTGGAAAGAGAGTATCATGTGAAGAATCCATCAAGGAAGATTATTTTCAGAGATTTAATCTAGAAGGAATAATATTTGAAAGTGAAATTTCAAATATTGAATGACTTACTACAATATCCGAAGAAGAATCTATGGAAAACTTTTCAACATCTTGAAAGGAAAGTTGCTAAAATCATGGAGAAGATCTTTTATTTTATGGAAGGAAGATACTACATGGAAAAGATACTACAAGACCAAGGaagaatatattttctatggaaagaaaatatattatggatGTAGTACAATTTATATTATGAAAAGATATTATTTTCCAAGatcaagaaagaaatattttcaaTATAATGGGAGaagaatatattttctatggaaagaaaatatattatgggtATTGTACAATCTATTTTATGGAAAGAGATTTTTTTTCAAGACCTACTAAAGGAACATTTGAAAATTATGGAAGAATGCTTCCTAAAGTTTTGGACAAGATCTACTACGTATGGAATATTCTTACTACAATATTATAGTAAGAAATTATATCTCCAAGATCAAAGGCAGAGAATCA
This sequence is a window from Nicotiana sylvestris chromosome 3, ASM39365v2, whole genome shotgun sequence. Protein-coding genes within it:
- the LOC138887076 gene encoding uncharacterized protein codes for the protein MKAYVQSIDSRAWLVIQNRPGLIPNNSDGKKLVKRASIFDYTKEQLENIHGDANRVKEIESTSTLEESENSKDQEDLVVIPRTRKRKSRKKQNRKSQSVQNHQKNQKNEVQQQENICCYKCGKPGHMKLKCPIIKKKNHRISTWSDEDDQEEMINICLKKKEETDEACFNAILDCDLKKNNHKSWSDEDEYEEENNHKKTENQYFMAMGEINKDDIELVLNGYKKVLNEYNNYKSTEKGSTGKRPTLNKLTEEISKLTYKAAAGLPCRKLSRLAASPHLLHQNITTKKLTSKKSHLFSPISIQFQQHHNQLQFSLHDNRNVCLNRDGKKLVKRASIFDYTKEQLDIIQTNAREINMLYCAISEEEYKRISTCETAKDIWDRLENIHGDANKVKEIESTSTLEESENGEDREDLVVIPRTRKRKSRKKQNRKSQSIQNHQKNQKNEVQQQENICCYKCSKPRHIKLKCPNIKKKNHRILTWSDEDDQKEMTNICLKKKEETDEACFNAILDCDLKKNNHKSWSYEDEYEEENNHKRIENKCFMAMGEINKDDIELVLNGCKKVLNEYNKLRKEKKNWEIQLEEYKKLTHEKKDWEIQLEEYNKLRNEKND